The sequence GGGGAAGCTGAAGGATTTCGTGGTCAGTGAAAAGGATCAGGCCGAATTTCAAAAGAATATTTTATATTCTCATGCAGTGGGGCTTGGCGCACCGTTTGACAGTCAGATTGCCCGTCTGGCCATGCTGTTTAGGGCCAATGTCCTATCACGCGGCCATTCCGGGGTAAGACCGGAATTGATTGACCGCATTCTGCTGCTACTCAATGCCGGTATCATCCCGCAAATGCCGCAGATCGGCTCACTGGGCGTCGGCGATTTGCAGCCTATGGCACATCTGGGACTGTGCCTGGCCGGCTATCCGGAAGGGCGTGTAGTGTATCAGGGACAGGTGGAAACCGCCGATACGGCTCTAGCTAAGGCCGGGATCAGTCCGGTGGAGTTTTCGCTGGCGGCCCGGGAGGCGCTGGCCTTGATGAGTGGCAGTACGGTTATGCTGGCAGCGGCTGTACATTGCTACTATGTGGCGTCCAAGCGGATCGTGGCGGCTGAGGCGGCCTTGGCCCTCAACCTGGAGGCCATACGCGGCGAACGGCAGGCTTTTGATTTTCGTATTCATGCCGCCAGAGGGATTGCGGCGCAGGTGGAAACAGCAAAAAATATTTGTGCTTTGACGGCGGGTAGCTCCTGGATGTCTGAGGCAGGCCGGCAAAGGCTGGGCGAAAACCAGCCCCGGGTGCAGGATGCCGTCAGCTTCCGGTCCAGTGCGCAGGTACATGGCGCTGTACGGGATGTTCTGCAATATATTGAAACCATTTTAGAACGGGAACTGAACGCCTCCACCGATAACCCTTTGCTATTCGAATCGGACCAGGGCTATGAAAGCATGAGCGGTGGCAATTTCCACGGGGCGCTGCTAGCCTATGCCATGGATTTTCTGGCCATTGTATTTACCGATTTGGCCGTATTGTCTGAACGGCGTTCAGCCCGCCTGCTTGACCCGGTCATGAGTTATGGTTTGCCGTCCAATCTGGCCGGCGGCCAGGTTGGGCTTAATACAGGCTTTGCCCTGGTGCAGGCCGATGCGGCGGCTTTAATCGGTGAGATGCGAATCCTGGCGGCGCCGGCCAGCATTGGGTCGGTCCCCAGTAAGAGCAATCAGGAAGATCACAACAGTATGGGCATGGGCGCTGTACGCAAGGCCATGCTGGTTCTGGAGCATCTTAATAAGGTCCTGGCAGTGGAAATGCTGTGTGCGGCTCAGGCAATTGAACTGATTGCCGGCAATATGCAAGGCCTTTCACTGGGAATAGGCACGCAGGCCATTTATGGTTGCCTGCGCCAGCATACTCAGGGTATGCAGAACGACCGGTATATCCGGGAAGATTTATACCGGGTTATTGAATTGATTGACCAATCCGAATTTATTCGTATAATTAAGTTATATGAAGCGCAAGGGTGTCCGATAGCGGAAACGGCGGCCGGAATCGGATGAGCGTAACGCTCCTGCCGAAGTTTGCAGAAGATAACAGTCTTTAGATGGGAAGATTCATCATGGGAGAAGCACAAACATTAGCCAAAGCACTGGATATTTTATTTGCTATCGCGGCTACGGGGACACAACTGTCGGTAAGCGAGATTGCCAGCCAGGTGAACATTCCCGAGAGCACGGCCTACCGGCTGCTGCGAACGCTGGAACAGAACGGGATCGTAGAGCGCAAAATAAAAGGGAAAATCAGCCTTGGTTTTCGCATTTTGGATTTGGCGCGCTGCCTGTATCAGGAGATGGACCGGGAGCTGTTCATTATTGCCCGCCCGATTATGGAAGGTCTGACTGAAGAGTGTGGCGAGACTTCGGTCTTAATGGTGCGCAGCGGCATCCATGCTGTTTGTATTCAGTCGGTGGAAAGCCAGCGGGCCATTCGCTTTTCCCTGCCGAACGGCCGGATTCTACCCTTGCATGTCAGTGCTTCCGGTAAAGTCATTTTGGCGTTTGAGGATAAAACAGTGATTGAACAGGTGCTTGCACATATCGGTGATCCCGGGCCTGTTGCCCGCGATTTGGAGACCATAAGGCAGCAAGGGTGCAGTATAACCGTCGCGGAAATTGATCAGGATGTGATGGGCATCGGCGTTCCCGTCTATGACGCCTATGGGCGGATTATGGCCAGCCTGACCATTGCCGGGCCGGTGGAACGCATGCAAAAGCAAGACCTGGCGGCGCTGGCGCAGACCGTCCGGCAGGCAGCCGGACAAATTTCGGGACGTCTCCAGCACCAGGAGACGAGTGCTGCATCCGGTGGAAAAGTGTAGTATGGCATCGAGAATTTTTGCCGTCAGGCGAGGCGGAGAAGGCGCGCCTATCGGCCATAGGTAAGCCGACGACAACGAAGACTGACGGCAAAAAGGCCGGTGATCTGCTACAGATTTTCGCCGGATGCAGCACTAGGCAGTAAATGCAGATAAAGGAGAAGATTTGGCTATGAAATATGATTTTGATACCGTAATTGACAGGACCAATAATTTTGCCGCTAAATATGATGAAATAGGCTTAAAATTCGGCCGGGAGGATTTGGTCCCCCTGTGGGTGGCCGATATGGACTTTCGCACGGCCGAACCTATTATCGAAGCCATCCGGCAGCGGGCTGAGCAAGGTATATTCGGCTATACGTCACGGCCTAAGTCCTACTTTGCGGCAGTCAGCGAGTGGCTTAGCCGGCGCCATGGCTGGTCGGCCGATCCAAGTCTGATGCTACATAGCCCCGGTGTGGTTCCTTCGTTAAGTATGATGATTCAACATTTTACCGAGCCGGGAGATAAGATCATTATTCAGTCGCCGGTATACTATCCGTTCTTTGACGTGGTGCGCAGCCATGGCCGGCAGCTATTGGAGAATCCCCTGAAAAATGTGAATGGCCGGTATGAGATGGATTATGATCACTTGGCAGAACTTGCAGCCCAGGGTGCGAAATATCTGCTTTTGTGCAGTCCCCACAATCCGGTGGGGCGTGTCTGGCACAAGGACGAGCTGGTCCGGCTGGGCCAGCTCTGCCTGCGCCACGGCGTTACCGTGATTGCCGATGAAATCCACTCTGATCTGGTCTATTCCGCACATAAGCATATCCCCTTTGCCAGTATCTCGGAAGAATTCCGGCAGAATACCATTACCTGTATTGCGCCAAGCAAAACCTTTAATCTGGCCGGGTTGCAGGCTTCCATTGTCATTTTCCCCAACCGCGAATACAAAGCCCGGTTTGATGCGATTTTAGGAAACCTGGATATCCGCCGCAACAATTGCTTTAGTCTGGTGGCGGTGGAAGCGGCCTATCGTCAGGGCGAGGAGTGGCTGGAGCAGGTCAATGCCTATATAAAGGACAATTTTGCCTATATCGGTGATTTCTGCCGGACCCATATTCCCGAAATTAAGCCTAATGAGCCGGAAGGAACGTACCTGGTCTGGCTGGATTGTCGTGAACTGGGCTTGAACCGTACCGAACTGCACGATTTTATGCTGAACGAGGCCAAGCTGGCTCTGGACGACGGCTTCTGGTTCAGTGAACAGGCTGACGGCTATATGCGCCTCAACGCCGCCTGCCCGCGCAGTATTCTGACCAAGGCGCTGACCCAGCTTAAACAGGCAATTGCCGCACGCCGGGACAAGGACTGAGTCCTTCCCGGCCGGTGGCCAAAGGAATTTTACTTTTTTCCTCCCCTCATGGTGTGGTATAATTACTTATGGATAGTAATTATTTGCAATTGGAGGTCAGAGCCATGAGTCAGGAACTATGGAAAGAAGTGGAGCAATTGCAAGAAAAATTGCATGATACTATCAGCAAAAAAGGCGTAGGATCACCGGAAGCCATCCGGGTTATGCAAGCGTTCCGGGAAAAAATGGACGAATATAAACGATGTACGAAGAAACCGCTAGAGCCATAGGGCTCTTTTTTCTTACCGTGCTAATCCTTGTCGTTGCCGGGACAAAAAGAAAGAGAACAGGAGACTGCCAGTATGAACCATGTGATACGATTGCCACAATTGGACTGCCTATTCCCCGGCCCGGCACCGGAACGGGAGGTCCTGCTGGCAGCCGGCGGCCGGGCGCCGCAGCCGGTCTGGCTGAAAGAGGCCGCTGCCGGCCGCGCCGTCTGGTGCGTCGACCACGGCATTGACTGCTGCCAACGCAGCCGGATTGTCCCTGAACGGGTGATTGGTGACGGCGACAGCGCCAGCGGGGCCGGCTGGGCCTGGGGCCGGCAACTGGGAGTGCCGATGGAGGAATATCCGGCCGAAAAAAATCTTACCGACCTGCAGCTTGCCCTGCAAACCGCCAGCACGGTATACCGCCAGGCAGCTGTGGTGGTTACCGGCGTCTGGGGCGGACGGTTTGATCATGCCTTTAGCAATATCTATTCACTGACAGGCTGCGCCGCCTTGGGCCTTTCCCGCTGTCTGGCCGCCGACCAGACGGAGGTACTCCTCCTGTTGCAAGGCGAAGACGCGGTCCGGCTTACCTGGCGCGCTGCGCCTGAGGTTATATCTCTTCTGCCTTTGTCCGGCACCTGCAGCGGCGTGAGTATCCAGGGCGTCCACTGGCCGCTGGACAGGGTGGAACTGCTGAGCACCCTGCCTTATGCCGTCAGCAACCGCCCGGCCGCGGCCGAGGTCAGCGTGGCCCTGGCCAGCGGCAGTCTGGGGGTCTACCTGTGCTGGCAGAGCGCTCATGTAGCGGCGGACAGTTGACAGGACAGATGGCGCGCTATAGAATAATAACCATAAAAAGAGCATAACACTGTGCTAGGGGTGCCAGGTGCGGAGCACTAGGCTGAGAAATGATCTAATCATTAACCCTTCACCTGATCTGGGTCATGCCAGCGTAGGGAAGCGAAACGTTTTTTAACCGCATTCCTCGGGAATGCGGTTTTTTGCATAGCTGATATGATTACATAGGAGATGAGAAAGATGGAAGAGACAACCTGGTTGAGCGCTATCTGGCTGCTTTCCGAAAACCCGGCCAGTCTATTTGCCCTGATCGGAATGGTAGCGCTGCTGGTAGCGTTTGCTTATATCAAAAAAATCACCATTCATACCCGGCTGCTGGTTCATATCGGTCTGGCGCTGGCTCTGACGGTGGTGCTGCACACCTTCCGGCTGTATCATATGCCTCAGGGCGGCAGTGTCACCTTGGGAGCCATGCTGCCGCTCCTGTTGCTGTCCTTCCGTTACGGGCCGGTAGTGGGTTATCTGGCGGGTTTTGTTTACGGGCTGCTTAACCTGCTGCAGGACCCTTATATTTTGCATCCCGTCCAGGTGCTGTTTGATTATCCCCTGCCGTACATGGCCATGGGCTTGGCCGGCTTTTTCCGGGACCGGCCGTTTTTAGGTGCGACGGTTGCCGTAGTCGGCCGGTTTATCTGTCATTTTATATCGGGCGTTGTTTTTTTCGCCAGCTATGCGCCGGAGGGGATGTCTCCCTATTGGTATTCCCTGGTGTTTAACGGCAGCTACCTGCTGCCGGAGCTAGTCATTTGCCTGGTTATTCTTAAAGTACTGCCGGTTGGCAGAGTGCTGCGGACCATCCCAAAATAACCGGCCTTTTCCAGTGCCTGTTTTTCATATTTTTGTGGCGGCGGGGCAAACTAACAGCGTAATTCAATCGGGAAGGAGTAGCGCTATGAAAAAGAGAAGACCTGCTTACGCGCCCAATGAACGGGGCTATTTTGAACCGGTTCGCCGCAAGGTGTATTCGTCGAAACATGTCCGGATCTTTCCCGACCCGATTGCCGACGATATTGTGGCCAACAATATTTCCAATGTAGAATTTGACTATACCTATGACCGGGGAGAGCTGATCTGACAGCTCTCCCTTTTGTTTTACCTTGATCAGTAGCTGGCCCGAGACTAACATGGTCGACCGGCAATGCCGGAGAAAAAAGAAAAAGCGCCCGACCGGGCGCTTAAATCAGAAGGCAAAATTGCCGTTTTTAAAAACAGGAACTTGCTGTCCCTGCCGGGTGGTGCCGATGATTTCCAGATCGGCGGTGCCGAGCATAAAATCCTCGTGGACCAGTGAATCGTTCACGCCTTTTTGCGCCAGTTCTTCCGGCGTGTAGTTCTCGCTGTTGGCGAGGCAGACCGGATAGGCCTTGCCGAAGGCTAAATGGCAGGAGGCGTTTTCATCGAATAGAGTGTTGTAAAACAGAATGTTGGCATTGGAGATAGGAGAGTCGAAGGGTACCAGTGCCACTTCGCCCAGATAGCTGGCTCCTTCGTCAGTTTCCAACAGATGTTTCAGGCTTTCGTAGCCTGTTTTGGCTGTGAAATCGACAATTTTGCCGTCGGTGAAGGTCAGCGTGAAGCCGTCGATCAGATTGCCGTTGTAGTTAAGCGGCTTGGAACTGACGACCTTGCCATTGACGCCTGTCCGTTGAGGCAGGGTGAAGACTTCCTCGGTCGGCATGTTGGCGATGAATTCCCGGCCGGCCGGCGTGTGCTCAGAGCCGCCCAGCCAGATATGGCCTTCCGGCAGCTCGACGGTCAGGTCGGTACCCAGCGAATTTTTATAATGAAGCGTTTTAAAGTTGTGGCTGTTTAGGAAATCCAGCCGCTGTTGCAGGTTTTGCTTGTGGCTGTTCCAGGCGGCCACCGGATCGGGAGTATCCACCCGCACGACCTGGCAGATCAGTTCCCAGAGTCTGGCGATGGCCGCTTCCTCCGACAGGTCCGGGAATACCTTCCTGGCCCAGGCCGCGGTGGGAACGGACACGACGCACCAGGTGTTCTGATTACTCATCAGACGCTCCCGGTATTCGCGCAGCGCTGTGCTGCCGGCCTTCTGGGCCTTGGCGATGCGCCCCGGTTCAATGTCCTTCAGCAGTTCGGGATCGGAGGCGGCAATGCTGACGAAAGCGGCCCCCTGCCGCACGTAGGTCATGTACAGCTCTTTTTGCCAGTCGGGATATTCGCTGAATACTTCTTCCGGCGCATGGGTATAGCGGATTTTGGTGAATAATTCATCGCGCCAGACGATGACCACATCCCGGGCCCCTTCCTTATAGGCGGTTTCCGCCAGAGCCCGGCTAAAGGGCGCGCTTTCAATCGGGGAATTGATAACCAGCGTCTGGTTTTTCTCTAAGTTAATACCGGTTTTTACAATCAAACGGGCATATTTTTCAAGTAATTGCGTATTCATGGACAGTCTCCCTTCCTATGGTTTACAAACTAGGATATGCAGCGCCAGCCGGCGGCGTGTCGAATCAAATTGATTGGCCGGCAGTTAGCTTTTGGTGGCGGCCGCTTCTTCGCGCAGCGCCCGTTTTAACAGTTTGCCCGTCGGAGTCTTCGGCAGGGCGTCAACCAGGACAATGTCGCGGGGCTGCTTATACGGTGCCAGCCGGGCCTGCAGAAATTCCTTAACGGCCCGTTTGTTAAAGGACGCCCCTTCCCGCATGACCAGATAGGCGCGAATGGCCTGGCCCCGCAGGCTGTCGGGTACGCCGATGACGGCCGCCTCCACCACGCCGGGATAGGTGTAGAGCAGTTCTTCGATTTCGCGGGGATAGACATTTTCGCCGCTGCTGATAATCATGTCTTTCAGGCGATCGACAATGAAAAAGTAGCCATCTTCATCCCGGTAGGCAATATCACCGGTGTGAAGCCAGCCGTCCCGCAGTGACTGGGCCGTCTGTTCCGGCAGATTCCAATAGCCTTGCATGACAATAGGGCCTCGTACAACCAGTTCGCCGATTTCCCCTGTGCCCAACTGTTGGCCGTTCTCGTTTACAATGGCGACAGTAATGCCCGGCAGGGCTTTGCCGATGGAGCCGTATTTTCTCTTTTCCGGCAGGTTGAAGGTGACCACCGGTGAGGCTTCCGACAGACCGTAGCCTTCGATGATCGGCGTGCCGTAAATGCTTTCAAACTGTTTGGCCATTTCCACCGGCAGCGAGGCACCGCCGGATACGAAGATGCGGACGGTACGCAAGGCGTCGGGTTGGGCCAGGCGGGACAGCAGGTTGTACATCGGCGGGACGCCGTACATGACAGTAACCCGGTGCTCCTTGATGACCGCTGCCGTTTCCTTAGGGGCGAAGGTTTCCAGTACGGTAATGCCGGCCCCGAGCCAAAGCGCGTTTAAAATGGCGCAGGTCCAGGCAAAGCAATGATACATGGGCAGCACACAGAGGACATTGTCCCGGCGTTCTACCGGCAGCATATGGCTGAACGCCTGGGCGTCGACGACCAGGTTTTCGTGAGTAAGGACCGCTCCCTTGGGATGGCCGGTGGTGCCGGAGGTATAGATAATCACGCAGGGTTGCTGCGCGTCAAACTCGGCCGGCAGTGGTGGCGCCGGTGGATAGGTTTCCTGGCTTAGCGTCTGTTTAATCACGGCAAAGGTAAGCTGGCTCAGTTCCTGGCGTCCGTATTTTGCCAGTTCCCCGGCCAGGTCGAGCGGTGCCGCCGTCACCAGATGGTGGATGGCGGCGTCGTGAAGGATATAGGCTGTTTCCCGGGCGGTCAGCTGAAAATTAATAGGAACGACGATGGCGCCCAGGCTGGTCAGCGCCAGGTAGGTACAAACAAATTCAATGGAATTCTTGGCGAACAGTCCGACATGGTCGCCGGTCTTGATGCCGCAAGCAAAAAAATAATCCCGGTAGTGGTCAACCTCTTGTGCCAGTTCCCCGTAGGTCATCTGCCGGGGATAATAAAAAACGGGGTCGTTCTTTGTTCCTTGCCCGATTAATTCATGAACAAGCAATACTACTCCTCCCTCCGGGGCTGTCAAGTTGATATTTTCTATCCGCATTGTAGCGCAAAACGGGCAGGGTGTCTATGCAGTTTTTGACAATCAGCGGCGAAAACCACGATTTCTTTTTACTAGCTTTTAAAGCTTGCCCGGTTTTTATGCGCAAAAAATCCTCATGCCGACAGACGAAACTGTCCGGCATGAGGATTGGTTTACTACAGCTTGAACCTAAGAATGCACTGTTTCAACTCTTCCGTCATGTCCGATACGATGCTCAGGGAGGAAAGAATTTCTTCCATGCTGGCGCTCTGCTCCTCGATGGCGGCGGCAACTTCGCTGCTGCCGTCGGCAGAGCTTTTGGCGATCTGCAGGATATTCTGGCTGGTTTCTTCTACCTGGGCAATGTCTTTGGCGATATCTTCGATTTCCCGGTTGATATTTTTAACCTGGGTGTCGGCGTTTTCACTGGTGGTCACAATGTTATGGAAGGAAAGGATGGCTTCTTCGGCCAGATGCAGGCCCTCCTTCACTTCCTCGACGCCGGTGGTCATGCTGGTGGCAACCGATTGGGAACGGGTCTGAATGTCCTGCAGCATTCTGGTAATGTCCTTGGCTGCTTCTGCCGTATTGGACGAGAGCTTCCTGATTTCATCGGCCACCACGGTAAAGCCCCGGCCATATTCCCCGGCTCTGGCGGCTTCAATGGAAGCGTTGAGTGACA is a genomic window of Propionispora vibrioides containing:
- a CDS encoding HAL/PAL/TAL family ammonia-lyase; this translates as MSCRATNETNKIVLDGNSLSFAQVVEFLEDPSIQVQLGDAARQQVDASRKQLEAWLKSENRVVYGLNTGLGKLKDFVVSEKDQAEFQKNILYSHAVGLGAPFDSQIARLAMLFRANVLSRGHSGVRPELIDRILLLLNAGIIPQMPQIGSLGVGDLQPMAHLGLCLAGYPEGRVVYQGQVETADTALAKAGISPVEFSLAAREALALMSGSTVMLAAAVHCYYVASKRIVAAEAALALNLEAIRGERQAFDFRIHAARGIAAQVETAKNICALTAGSSWMSEAGRQRLGENQPRVQDAVSFRSSAQVHGAVRDVLQYIETILERELNASTDNPLLFESDQGYESMSGGNFHGALLAYAMDFLAIVFTDLAVLSERRSARLLDPVMSYGLPSNLAGGQVGLNTGFALVQADAAALIGEMRILAAPASIGSVPSKSNQEDHNSMGMGAVRKAMLVLEHLNKVLAVEMLCAAQAIELIAGNMQGLSLGIGTQAIYGCLRQHTQGMQNDRYIREDLYRVIELIDQSEFIRIIKLYEAQGCPIAETAAGIG
- a CDS encoding IclR family transcriptional regulator — translated: MGEAQTLAKALDILFAIAATGTQLSVSEIASQVNIPESTAYRLLRTLEQNGIVERKIKGKISLGFRILDLARCLYQEMDRELFIIARPIMEGLTEECGETSVLMVRSGIHAVCIQSVESQRAIRFSLPNGRILPLHVSASGKVILAFEDKTVIEQVLAHIGDPGPVARDLETIRQQGCSITVAEIDQDVMGIGVPVYDAYGRIMASLTIAGPVERMQKQDLAALAQTVRQAAGQISGRLQHQETSAASGGKV
- a CDS encoding MalY/PatB family protein; the encoded protein is MKYDFDTVIDRTNNFAAKYDEIGLKFGREDLVPLWVADMDFRTAEPIIEAIRQRAEQGIFGYTSRPKSYFAAVSEWLSRRHGWSADPSLMLHSPGVVPSLSMMIQHFTEPGDKIIIQSPVYYPFFDVVRSHGRQLLENPLKNVNGRYEMDYDHLAELAAQGAKYLLLCSPHNPVGRVWHKDELVRLGQLCLRHGVTVIADEIHSDLVYSAHKHIPFASISEEFRQNTITCIAPSKTFNLAGLQASIVIFPNREYKARFDAILGNLDIRRNNCFSLVAVEAAYRQGEEWLEQVNAYIKDNFAYIGDFCRTHIPEIKPNEPEGTYLVWLDCRELGLNRTELHDFMLNEAKLALDDGFWFSEQADGYMRLNAACPRSILTKALTQLKQAIAARRDKD
- a CDS encoding thiamine diphosphokinase, with the protein product MNHVIRLPQLDCLFPGPAPEREVLLAAGGRAPQPVWLKEAAAGRAVWCVDHGIDCCQRSRIVPERVIGDGDSASGAGWAWGRQLGVPMEEYPAEKNLTDLQLALQTASTVYRQAAVVVTGVWGGRFDHAFSNIYSLTGCAALGLSRCLAADQTEVLLLLQGEDAVRLTWRAAPEVISLLPLSGTCSGVSIQGVHWPLDRVELLSTLPYAVSNRPAAAEVSVALASGSLGVYLCWQSAHVAADS
- the thiT gene encoding energy-coupled thiamine transporter ThiT, coding for MEETTWLSAIWLLSENPASLFALIGMVALLVAFAYIKKITIHTRLLVHIGLALALTVVLHTFRLYHMPQGGSVTLGAMLPLLLLSFRYGPVVGYLAGFVYGLLNLLQDPYILHPVQVLFDYPLPYMAMGLAGFFRDRPFLGATVAVVGRFICHFISGVVFFASYAPEGMSPYWYSLVFNGSYLLPELVICLVILKVLPVGRVLRTIPK
- a CDS encoding aminopeptidase, with amino-acid sequence MNTQLLEKYARLIVKTGINLEKNQTLVINSPIESAPFSRALAETAYKEGARDVVIVWRDELFTKIRYTHAPEEVFSEYPDWQKELYMTYVRQGAAFVSIAASDPELLKDIEPGRIAKAQKAGSTALREYRERLMSNQNTWCVVSVPTAAWARKVFPDLSEEAAIARLWELICQVVRVDTPDPVAAWNSHKQNLQQRLDFLNSHNFKTLHYKNSLGTDLTVELPEGHIWLGGSEHTPAGREFIANMPTEEVFTLPQRTGVNGKVVSSKPLNYNGNLIDGFTLTFTDGKIVDFTAKTGYESLKHLLETDEGASYLGEVALVPFDSPISNANILFYNTLFDENASCHLAFGKAYPVCLANSENYTPEELAQKGVNDSLVHEDFMLGTADLEIIGTTRQGQQVPVFKNGNFAF
- a CDS encoding class I adenylate-forming enzyme family protein — translated: MLVHELIGQGTKNDPVFYYPRQMTYGELAQEVDHYRDYFFACGIKTGDHVGLFAKNSIEFVCTYLALTSLGAIVVPINFQLTARETAYILHDAAIHHLVTAAPLDLAGELAKYGRQELSQLTFAVIKQTLSQETYPPAPPLPAEFDAQQPCVIIYTSGTTGHPKGAVLTHENLVVDAQAFSHMLPVERRDNVLCVLPMYHCFAWTCAILNALWLGAGITVLETFAPKETAAVIKEHRVTVMYGVPPMYNLLSRLAQPDALRTVRIFVSGGASLPVEMAKQFESIYGTPIIEGYGLSEASPVVTFNLPEKRKYGSIGKALPGITVAIVNENGQQLGTGEIGELVVRGPIVMQGYWNLPEQTAQSLRDGWLHTGDIAYRDEDGYFFIVDRLKDMIISSGENVYPREIEELLYTYPGVVEAAVIGVPDSLRGQAIRAYLVMREGASFNKRAVKEFLQARLAPYKQPRDIVLVDALPKTPTGKLLKRALREEAAATKS